The following is a genomic window from Candidatus Eisenbacteria bacterium.
TCCGCCGTCGGACGCCGGCCGTCGAAGGGATCGTCGACGGAGAGCGTCCCGATCACCTTCTTTTCCCGGCCGTGAAGCGGGAGGAAGAGCATGTCGTCCGGATGCCAATCGACGAACGAAGAGGCGTCGCGGCGGCTCTTGATCGCACGGCCGAGAACTTCTCGCCCCGTCTGGTCGTCGTGGGGGATGAAGTAGGAGCTGCCGAGGCGGAAAGGCTCGTCGAGAAGGCGGCGCCGCTCGTCCGGCGTCAGGGCGGGGCGTTTCCGGATCCGCTCGACGTCTTCCGGATCGATCCCCGCCGAACCGATCCGCACGACGTTCCAGGAATCGTCGAGGAGGGAGATGAGCGCGCGCCGGTACGTCTCCGCCTCGACGATCCCGGCGGCGATGCGATCGAGCTTCTCCTGAAGACTCTCGATCCCCTCGATCTCGGCCGCGACGCGGAGAAAGACCTCGTACTGTTTCCGGATCGCCTCTTCCAACGCGCAGCCCTCCCCTTCCGGCGCCTCCGCGTCAATCGAGAAGCGCCCGCGCGAACTCGGCGGGGGAGAAGTCGAGAAGATCCTCCGCGCGCTCTCCGACCCCCACGTAGCGGACGGGGAGATCGACCTCCTCGCGGATCGAGAGGATCACGCCCCCCTTCGCGGTCCCATCGAGCTTCGTGAGGACGATCCCGTCCACCTCGGCCGTTTCGCGGAACTTCTTCGCCTGGGAGACCGCGTTCTGCCCCGTGGTCGCGTCGAGAACGAGGAGCGTCTCCTGCGGATAGGCCGCGCCCTGCTTCTTGAGAACGCGCCGGATCTTCCGCAGTTCTTCCATCAGGTTCGTCCGAGTCTGGAGCCGCCCCGCCGTATCCACGATGAGGATGTCCGCGTCTCTCGCGATCGCCGCGCGGAGCGCATCGTGCGCGACGGATGCCGCGTCCGACCCGCGCTCCTGGCGGATCACGTGGACGTCGGCTCGCTCTCCCCACACCTCGAGCTGCTCGATGGCCGCCGCGCGAAACGTGTCGGCCGCGGCGAGGAGAACGCTCTTCCCGAGGGACGCGTAGCGCGCCGCGAGCTTCCCCGCGGTCGTCGTCTTCCCGGAACCGTTCGCGCCGACGAGAAGAACGACGTGCGGGCGCGCGTCGGACGCCTGCGCCCGCGCCTCGCCTCCTCCCGCGAGGATCCGCTCGACCTCCTCGCGAAGAAGGTCCCAAGGATCGCCGTTCTGTCCCTCGATTCTCTTCAAGATGCGGGCCGCCGCACGCGCGCCGACGTCGCCTTGGATCAGCGCGCTCTCGAGATCCTCGAAACGGTCGGGGCCTTCGGTTCGCGCCGCGCGGCGCAGCGACTCGACGAGACCTTCGCGCGTCTTCCGGAGACCGCGCCGGAGATTCTCGAGAAGACCCATTCGCCCCCTCAGGCTCCCCCGCCCTGGATCATCGCGATCCGCTCTTCCTCCTCCTCCTTCGTGAGCGCCTGCCTCCCGAGCCGCACGGAGACGACGCGGGAGATGCCCGCCTCCTCCATCGTCACGCCGTAGAGGTAGTTCGCGGCTTCCATCGTCTGGCGGTTGTGCGTGATCACGACGAACTGCGTCCGGTCCGTGTAGCGCCGCAGCATCTCGAGGAACCGGCCGACGTTCGCGTCGTCGAGCGGAGCATCCAGCTCGTCGAGGATGCAGAACGGGCTCGGCTTCTCTTGATAGAGAGCGAAGAGGATCGCGATCGCCGTGAGCGCCCTCTCGCCGCCGGAAAGAAGGGCGATCTTCTGCGCCCGCTTCTGGCCCGGGCGGGCGACGATCTCGATATCGGAAAGTAGAGGATCCGACGGATCGACGAGGTTGAAATCGGCTTCGCCTCCCTCGAAGAGCGTGCGGAAGGTTTCGCGGAAGTTCCCCCGCACGCGCTCGAACGTCTCCAGGAAGAGGGTGCGCGCCTTCCGATCGACCGTGCGGATCGTCTCCTTGAGCGAGTCCCTCGCCTTCAGGAGATCCTCCTCCTGGGCCTTCAGGAACTCGTACCGATCGTTCTCCTCTTCGTATTCGTCGAGGGCGACGAGGTTCACGGGGCCGAGCCGGCGAAGGCCTTCCTTGCAAGCGGCGATCCGCTCGCGCATCTCCTCCTCGGTTCTCTCTTCGGTTTCACCCGGAGGCGGCGCTTCCTCCGGGGTCGTCCCGAACTCCTCCCGGATCCGCTCGAGAAGATTTTTTCTTTGTAGTTGAACCTCTTGAAGGCGAAGATCCTGCGCGTGGTTCTCCTCGGCCAACGCTTCCTTGCGCTTCCGGTCCCCACGAATCGAGTCCTCGCGCGCGCGGATCTCCCCGCGGAGCCGGTTCACGTCGACCAGGATCTCGTCGCGCGCTGCGGCTTCCTTCTGCCGCCGCTCGGCGAGACGCCCTTCCTCCGCGAGAAGCGTCGTGCGGGCGGCGGACGTCTCCTCGAGCGTTCGGGCCGCCTCGGCGAGCTCCTCGCGCTTCCTCGTGACCTCCTCCGCAAGCTCTCCCTCCCGCTTCTCCAGGGAGTCGAGCTCGGCGGAGAGCGCGCTCCGTCTCCCCTCCGCCTCGGCCCGCGCGACCTCGGCCGCGGCGAGAAGCCGTCTGGCCTCATCCCGCTGCATCTCGAGCTCCACCATCTCCGCCTCGATCTCTCGAAGCGAGCGATCCGCTTCCGAGCCGTCCGCCCCGAGGACCTGGAACTCCGCGCGAACGCCCGCCAGACGCGCCTCCCCCGCCCCTCTCTCCCTGGCGATCTCCGCCTTCTCCTGGCGGAGCCCCGCGACGGTCCCGCGGATGCTCTCGAGCGCCGCGTGAACTCGCGCTCTCTCGCGCCCCGCCTCCTCGACCTCCTGCGCGATCCGGTCGAGATCGGGAACGATGCGATCCCTCTCCGCGCGGCACGCCTCGAAGACGCGGTCCGCCTTCTCCCTCGCGGCGGTCATCTCGGAAACGCCCCGCGAGGCCTCCTTGAGCTCGGCCTCGACCTCGGCGATCCGCGAGCGGCGTTCGAAAACCCCGACGCCGTTTCCGCCGCGCGCCCCCCCGTGGAGGACGCCCGGAAAGCGCGCCCCCTCGCCCGATGGGGTCACGAACCGGTACGCGCGCCAGCGATCGTCCCCAGCGAGACGGGCGGCGGTCTCGAGATCGCGGACGAAGACCACATCGGCGAGAAGGAAGCGAACCATCGCCTCGGTCTCGCCGCCGGAGCGGACGAAGCGGGAGGCGGCCCCGATCACGCCGCTCTCCTCGAGAAGCCCGTGCGGAAGATCCGGAAGCGCGCCCCGCGCCCGCTCGCCGGAGAGGAGCGCCGCCCATCCCCTCTCGTTGTCGCGGAGAAAGCGGAGAAGGTCGAGCGCGTCCTCGTCTCTTCCCACGAGGAGGCATTGGAGCGACTCGCCGAGCGCGTTCTCGAACGCCGCGAGGAACTCGGGCGGGTCCACCTCGATCATCTCCGCGACCACGCCGAGAACCGATTCCGGTTTCGGGTTCTCGGTGAGGATCGTCCGGACGCCGTCGCGGTAGCCTTCATACTCGCGCCGCATGCGGTGAAGAAACTGAAGCGTCGCCTCGAGGCTCTCCCGCTTCCCTTGAAGAAGGACGAGGCCCTCCGCCATTTCCTGCGCCTGCGCGCGCGCCCGGTCGAGCGCCTCCTCGGCCCGGTCGCGCTCGCCGCGGAGCCGCTGCGCCTCGACGCTCCGCCTCTCGTGCTCCCCGTCCGCCGCCCCCGCCCGCTCCGCGAGCGCCGCTTCCTCGCGCTCGAGCCCCGCGATCCGCGCGTCGAGAACGTTTTCCCGCTCGACGAGATGCGCGAAGCGGGTCTCGAGATTCCCGAGCTCGTTCCGTTTTTCCGACTCATCGCGGAAGAGATCGAGCGTCTGCTGCTTCCTTTGAAGGAGCTCGGCGCGGGAGTTGGCGACCTTCTCCGAGATGCGTCCGTTTTCTTCCTTCTTCCGCCGGAGGTCCTCCTCAACGGTCCGGATGTCTTCCGCGGCCTTTTCGCGTTCCGCCGCCCGCGTCCAGCGAAGCTCCGCCGTGCGGCAGATCCGCTCGTTCGCCTCCTCGATCTCCTTCCCGAGGGCGGTCCGGCGCGCCAAGACTCCCCGCTCGCGCTCCTCGAGAACGAGAAGACCGCTCTCGACCCTCTCGATCTCCTCGTCGGTTCCTTCGAGAACTCCCTCCGCTCCGGCGAGCCCCTCCTCCTTTTCACGGAGAACGAGGCGATCGCTTTCGATGCCCGCCTCGACCCCCGCGAGACGCGACACGATCTCGTGCAGCTCACGGAAGACCGTCTCGCGGCGGGCGGAGAGCTCCGTCTCTTCGCCCTGAAGGCGTTCCAGTTCGAGCCGCCCCGCGAGAAGAGAGAGCGCGCGAATCTCCTCGGTGAGCTCGTTGTGGCGGCGCGCCTTCACGATCTGCCGGCGAAGGGTGCGCACCCGCTTCTCGACCTCCGAGACGATGTCGCGGATGCGCACGAGATCCCCCTCGGTCGCCTCCAGCTTGCGGACCGCGATCTTCTCCTGCGTCTTGTACTTCATGATGCCGGCCGCTTCTTCAAGCATGAAGCGAAGATTCGCCGAGGTGTCGTTCAGAAGATGGTCGACCATGTTCCTCTCGAGAAGAACGTAGGCCGAGCTGCCGAGGCCGGTGTCCATGAAAAGATTGCGGACGTCCAAGAGTCGGCAAGGGCTCTTGTTGATCAGGTACTCGCTGACGCCCGACCGGTACACCCGGCGCGTCACGCGGATTTCGGAGAAGTCGACGGGGAAGATCCGGGACGCGTTCGAGATCGTGAGCGAGACCTCCGCCATGCCGAGAGGCTTCCTGGTACGCGTCCCGTTGAAGATCACGTCGTCCATCGTCTCGCCGCGGAGAAGCCTCGCGTTCTGCTCGCCGAGAACCCACCGAATCCCGTCCGAGATGTTCGATTTTCCACAGCCGTTCGGCCCGATGATGCAGGTGATCCCCTCGCCGAAGCGGAGCTCGAGCTTGTTCATGAACGACTTGAAGCCGAAAACATCGATCTGTTTGAGATACATTCCGTCCTCCGGCGCGGACCGTCAGGGAGACGTCCGCACCACGAGAGCGTACGAAAGTCCGTAGGTTTCCTTCGCCTCTTCGGCATGCGCCGCCGCGTCTTCCTTCGACGGGAAGCGGCCGAGAAGAACTCGATACCAGATCCCCTTCTCCGGGATCTCCTTCTCGATGATCGTCACGATCTCCCCGCTTTCGCGGTATTGGCGCGCGCCTCGCTCGGCGTCCTCCCGCGTCGGGAAGGACTCGACGTGCACGGCGTAGAGTGGGGCGCCGGGGGAGGGCGCCGCCTCCTCGCGAACCGCCGCGGGAGGAGCCGGGATGGGCGCCTCCGCGCGGGGAGAGGCGCTCTCCTCCGAGGGGGTTTCCGGAACATCCTCGGGAGCGCCGGCCGCGAGCCGTTCCACGGTCGTCCCACCCGGAAGCGCGCCTTCCTCCTCGCCCTCGGCGCGCGGGACCGGCTCCCCCGCGTCCCCCGCGGGAACCGCGGCGGGCAAACCTGCGGCGACATCCCCGCCTTCCGCGGGCGCCTCCTCGCGAGCGACCTCGAAGCGGGTCTCCGCCCCCGGAGTCTCCGCTCGGCCGAGAACCGGAGGAGCGCTCGCCGCCGGGCGCGCCGCGAGCCCGCGCTCTCCCTCGGAACCCTCCCGCATTCGAAGATAGATACCTGCAATAACGATTCCTAATACGATCGAAAGAGCGGCGAATACCGCGGCGATTCGGCCGACCGGGATCCGCTTCCGCTCCATCCGTTCCTTCTCTTTCCTCGCGTCCCCGCGGGCCCCGGCTCTTGAAGCGGGCGCCGCGGAGCGCGCCTCGCGCGTTTCCGCCGCGACCGCCGCCGCCGCCAAACGATCTTCGGAAAGGGTCCGGCGAAGGTCGGGAAGCTCTTCCCCCTCCTCGCGGACGATAAGAACTCGGTCCGCTTTTCGAAGGAGCGGGGAGAGCGCGCCACTCGCCGTGCGAAGGGGGCCGACCGCCACGACGAGTTCCGATTCGCCGCGAAGCGTG
Proteins encoded in this region:
- a CDS encoding SPOR domain-containing protein, translating into MAETPTEETVVLDLGTVHLERSNAPLLLTTDEPLPPDADLYFSAALDRLGAAGGLPRFLLAATGGAPRDAGLFAVGLARVAAARGMDVLLADLSVDSPVLARPFPYQAEEGVTDMILWGASFQAVQRRTRHEKIRVVCVGSPPPDPERLFEEPECDAVLNTLRGESELVVAVGPLRTASGALSPLLRKADRVLIVREEGEELPDLRRTLSEDRLAAAAVAAETREARSAAPASRAGARGDARKEKERMERKRIPVGRIAAVFAALSIVLGIVIAGIYLRMREGSEGERGLAARPAASAPPVLGRAETPGAETRFEVAREEAPAEGGDVAAGLPAAVPAGDAGEPVPRAEGEEEGALPGGTTVERLAAGAPEDVPETPSEESASPRAEAPIPAPPAAVREEAAPSPGAPLYAVHVESFPTREDAERGARQYRESGEIVTIIEKEIPEKGIWYRVLLGRFPSKEDAAAHAEEAKETYGLSYALVVRTSP
- the smc gene encoding chromosome segregation protein SMC encodes the protein MYLKQIDVFGFKSFMNKLELRFGEGITCIIGPNGCGKSNISDGIRWVLGEQNARLLRGETMDDVIFNGTRTRKPLGMAEVSLTISNASRIFPVDFSEIRVTRRVYRSGVSEYLINKSPCRLLDVRNLFMDTGLGSSAYVLLERNMVDHLLNDTSANLRFMLEEAAGIMKYKTQEKIAVRKLEATEGDLVRIRDIVSEVEKRVRTLRRQIVKARRHNELTEEIRALSLLAGRLELERLQGEETELSARRETVFRELHEIVSRLAGVEAGIESDRLVLREKEEGLAGAEGVLEGTDEEIERVESGLLVLEERERGVLARRTALGKEIEEANERICRTAELRWTRAAEREKAAEDIRTVEEDLRRKKEENGRISEKVANSRAELLQRKQQTLDLFRDESEKRNELGNLETRFAHLVERENVLDARIAGLEREEAALAERAGAADGEHERRSVEAQRLRGERDRAEEALDRARAQAQEMAEGLVLLQGKRESLEATLQFLHRMRREYEGYRDGVRTILTENPKPESVLGVVAEMIEVDPPEFLAAFENALGESLQCLLVGRDEDALDLLRFLRDNERGWAALLSGERARGALPDLPHGLLEESGVIGAASRFVRSGGETEAMVRFLLADVVFVRDLETAARLAGDDRWRAYRFVTPSGEGARFPGVLHGGARGGNGVGVFERRSRIAEVEAELKEASRGVSEMTAAREKADRVFEACRAERDRIVPDLDRIAQEVEEAGRERARVHAALESIRGTVAGLRQEKAEIARERGAGEARLAGVRAEFQVLGADGSEADRSLREIEAEMVELEMQRDEARRLLAAAEVARAEAEGRRSALSAELDSLEKREGELAEEVTRKREELAEAARTLEETSAARTTLLAEEGRLAERRQKEAAARDEILVDVNRLRGEIRAREDSIRGDRKRKEALAEENHAQDLRLQEVQLQRKNLLERIREEFGTTPEEAPPPGETEERTEEEMRERIAACKEGLRRLGPVNLVALDEYEEENDRYEFLKAQEEDLLKARDSLKETIRTVDRKARTLFLETFERVRGNFRETFRTLFEGGEADFNLVDPSDPLLSDIEIVARPGQKRAQKIALLSGGERALTAIAILFALYQEKPSPFCILDELDAPLDDANVGRFLEMLRRYTDRTQFVVITHNRQTMEAANYLYGVTMEEAGISRVVSVRLGRQALTKEEEEERIAMIQGGGA
- the ftsY gene encoding signal recognition particle-docking protein FtsY, yielding MGLLENLRRGLRKTREGLVESLRRAARTEGPDRFEDLESALIQGDVGARAAARILKRIEGQNGDPWDLLREEVERILAGGGEARAQASDARPHVVLLVGANGSGKTTTAGKLAARYASLGKSVLLAAADTFRAAAIEQLEVWGERADVHVIRQERGSDAASVAHDALRAAIARDADILIVDTAGRLQTRTNLMEELRKIRRVLKKQGAAYPQETLLVLDATTGQNAVSQAKKFRETAEVDGIVLTKLDGTAKGGVILSIREEVDLPVRYVGVGERAEDLLDFSPAEFARALLD